The genomic window ACGCAGAAACCCCTCCACAGCCAGCAGTTGATAAAGTAGGTCGGAGGGCGCACGGCGCGAGCGGTAGCCTCAATGAATGTTCGAGTCCCTCCCTCAGGATTCCCCCCTCTCATGGTCATGCTGTAGGAGTAGATAGAGCACCATAAGAAATCGAGCGAGGAAATGGTAGAAGACGAGAGATGGAGCTGGAAGAAAGCAAAGACGCAGGTAGTAATGACGAGGTCATTGACTGCTGTGTCTGAAGACGACTGGGGAGCTCTACGAAGCAGCAAAAGGCGCCCCAGGTCGAAAAGAGTATCAtgaaagacagagagacaggcgTATACATACCGATACCAGGAGATGATACTGCAGGGGCCTACAAGGTCGCAGCACGTGTGGGCTCAGTAGTACACAGGaagacacacatacacacacagtaGCTCATCATAATTCCTTTCTTTTGGGGGACAGGGGAGCTGTTCGTCCTCTGCTGATCCACTCTAAGAGCATTCGTGTATGCCTCACAGCAGAGAAAAGTCAGTCTgcgcgttgcagcagcacccccccccccactcctgACCAGTACGTCTCCGTCATGATTCTCTTGCTCTCAGTGCTATTCATAGTAAAAGATACGTCGAGCAGCCGTCATGAGCTCGCGACTGGGGCCCATTGTAAATTGGAAGCTGCCGTGCggcggtggaagagagatgcgccactcttctccttcacggCGAGACAGCTTTACGTCCACCTCTCCGCGCAGCGTCAgcgtctccagcagcggaCGCGCTGTTGTGGTTACCCCTGAGGCAGAGGGATGTACGCTCGCAAAGCCGTACGGATCGTATTCGCCGCCACTAACGCCTTCATTGGGGCTCCTACCTGAAACAGAAGCGCTGGTGCCTGGGAAGACGGTAAGAGCCTCGCTATCGGTGACAACGCTGGAAGACGTCTTAGGCCACGCTGGTCGTGCGCTAATCGCAAGCGGCGCCTCTGCGTCAATGTTGTCGAATGGAGAGGTGGAGTGCATGTGCTGCCGCCATGATTGCAGCTGGGAACATTCCATagggctgcggcggcgcaagCCTATCGCGATGCACGCCAACCCCGCGTTCGCCGCCGCAGTCACAGACCACGCCGTGTACTCCAGTGCCTCATTCGAATTCCCTGGAGAGAAGCTGCCCGTGCCCAGTTTTGCTTGGGCAGCGGAGTCTGTGCCTGGAAGGcgtgcgctgccggcggGCATCGGTGGCCCACAGAAGTGTTCACCAAAGAGGATGTCATCGTACACGGTGTCCATCGAGCGCGGAAGCGCCGGACAGTCTCGCAGCACCGGGAAGTCGGAAAGAAAGCCACCACCAGTGAGTACAAAGCCATCCATCACATCCAGTGGTGCAGCCAGCGTAAcagcctccttcagctgcggcagcctaCCTTCTACACCAGCAGACCGCAAAGTTGCGCCGGACTTGTCGGAGAGGTGCTCCTCAACAAGCAGCTCATAGAGTTgggtgcgtcgctgcagaaCACAGAGCTCATCGTTGCTAAGACCGTCGAGGAcgctggagagagagacacgcagcTCGTAGAGGTTGATCGGGTCCACTAATGTAACGACGCGAACAGTGAgacacggcggtggcgtaTGCGGCCACGACTCGTGCAccggcagctgccgcaccacccaGGCATGCTGCTCAGGGTCGAAGAACGAGGCAAGAAGCCCCGCCTTTCCCTCGCCGAAAGGACGCACTGAAGCAGCGAGAGGCTTGCAGAAAGGCGGAATCGGCACGATAATTTCAGCCGCCTGGCTCTGCCGTGTCACTATGCGGTAGTAATCGTCACTACACCCGTCTAGCATCGCTACTGTTAATGTTACTTCttgagagaaagggagaggcgggcgCTAgagtgcatgtgtgtaggCATGGGTATAGTCCacgtcactgctgcagcagcaggagcgggagagagacgggcaCGCAACGAGGTTGCTACGCCATGACGTGCGCACTTCCAATCAAGGAGCACCACTTTTTCGCTATAGGTAGAACGCAACAAATGAAAGGTTacaggcgcacacaaacacacacacacacacacttgtcTGTGTATGCATGTCTATCGTTGCGGTCACTGGGTGTTCGCGGAACCGGCCGTgtaggggtgggggtgggcgggAGTCGGGAGGCTCATCATCTAACAATTTTAGTACGTCGCACTTAAGCGAGTAGGCCAATCGCGCAAAGTAATTAGAAGAAAGGCACACGTGGGAATAAAGAAGAGCATGCGAAGGCAAATAACAAAGCTGAGAAACAGAAAGGGCGTAGAACCATTAAGCGCTTAGCGTGCGCCATCGAGAGATCCTTTACATGGCGTATACAGCTGACGCGCCAAGGAATACCAccagcaacacacacacaccgcgcaGTCGCTCAGAAAACGAGTAAAATAAAGCACTGCATggaagaagcacacacagtAGTGAGACAGGCACCctgaaggaaggaggagccACATGTGACGAGCAACCTGCAGAAGACACCGTCATCACCTCCTCGTTGActcctcttttctgtctTTGGTGTCTGCGTGAGAAGCTACACAAGCCCAGGCCATACGATCGACGGCAACTCTAGTGAAAGAGAGTGTGTGTATATACGCGACAACCACAAAGATCAAAAGAATAACAAACAAGAAAAGCATCAgcgggaaaagagaagacaccGCACAACCACATTGCTTTCAGTTTTCATACCTCAGTGTTTCGCAAACTCCCCTACACGTCTATGTTCGCCTAGAATGGGGTGAGAATGATGCCCGGCGTGCGCCCAATGTCTCTGTACGCCTTTTCACCACTGACAGCTTCTTCTTCAATACATCCGNNNNNNNNNNNNNNNNNNNNNNNNNNNNNNNNNNNNNNNNNNNNNNNNNNNNNNNNNNNNNNNNNNNNNNNNNNNNNNNNNNNNNNNNNNNNNNNNNNNNNNNNNNNNNNNNNNNNNNNNNNNNNNNNNNNNNNNNNNNNNNNNNNNNNNNNNNNNNNNNNNNNNNNNNNNNNNNNNNNNNNNNNNNNNNNNNNNNNNNNNNNNNNNNNNNNNNNNNNNNNNNNNNNNNNNNNNNNNNNNNNNNNNNNNNNNNNNNNNNNNNNNNNNNNNNNNNNNNNNNNNNNNNNNNNNNNNNNNNNNNNNNNNNNNNNNNNNNNNNNNNNNNNNNNNNNNNNNNNNNNNNNNNNNNNNNNNNNNNNNNNNNNNNNNNNNNNNNNNNNNNNNNNNNNNNNNNNNNNNNNNNNNNNNNNNNNNNNNNNNNNNNNNNNNNNNNNNNNNNNNNNNNNNNNNNNNNNNNNNNNNNNNNNNNNNNNNNNNNNNNNNNNNNNNNNNNNNNNNNNNNNNNNNNNNNNNNNNNNNNNNNNNNNNNNNNNNNNNNNNNNNNNNNNNNNNNNNNNNNNNNNNNNNNNNNNNNNNNNNNNNNNNNNNNNNNNNNNNNNNNNNNNNNNNNNNNNNNNNNNNNNNNNNNNNNNNNNNNNNNNNNNNNNNNNNNNNNNNNNNNNNNNNNNNNNNNNNNNNNNNNNNNNNNNNNNNNNNNNNNNNNNNNNNNNNNNNNNNNNNNNNNNNNNNNNNNNNNNNNNNNNNNNNNNNNNNNNNNNNNNNNNNNNNNNNNNNNNNNNNNNNNNNNNNNNNNNNNNNNNNNNNNNNNNNNNNNNNNNNNNNNNNNNNNNNNNNNNNNNNNNNNNNNNNNNNNNNNNNNNNNNNNNNNNNNNNNNNNNNNNNNNNNNNNNNNNNNNNNNNNNNNNNNNNNNNNNNNNNNNNNNNNNNNNNNNNNNNNNNNNNNNNNNNNNNNNNNNNNNNNNNNNNNNNNNNNNNNNNNNNNNNNNNNNNNNNNNNNNNNNNNNNNNNNNNNNNNNNNNNNNNNNNNNNNNNNNNNNNNNNNNNNNNNNNNNNNNNNNNNNNNNNNNNNNNNNNNNNNNNNNNNNNNNNNNNNNNNNNNNNNNNNNNNNNNNNNNNNNGCCcacgacctggccgccgacaccagcagcgatgcaccactccggcccccccccctgcaccGTGGGTGCGTGACCCTGTCagcaccagaagtggctcggcattggcagggaggcggggtggggggctgcatcgcttctctccacacacacagagtggaggagggggggggcactgcACCCTGATGACGCCACGCACTACGGTTTGCCCGGTTCCCAAGAAGAGGGTTGCACATATATATCTACAAACCCTCAATAGACAAGAGCAACCGAGGAGGTGATGTCCCTCACCGCACTCCTGCACGCTTAGTCATCATCACTATGCACGTGATACCATAGACCATGTCAACAGTACACGTATCAGGCGCCTTCGTGCGTGCCTGATCAGTCAAGCACCCTGTAAAACTCAAGTGGAGCAACTCTAAACCGCGTGAGAGTTTCTCAGTGTCAAGAAGAAATCAGAGGAGCAGAGGGGCAGAGGTCATCAGCTTGCGGTGACGCAACACTACACATGAGAACGCCCTTCCGAAAACCGCGAGAACCAATAGACGCAATCTTGTTGCATGCCCTTGCAGGTCAGAGATAGAAGTCGAGATATACGTCAGATTCACGTAACTACTCGACAGGTTACATGGAATCATGCATTACACTAGGAgttgtgctcctcctcacctcaccGCCGATACGAGCACCTTGATCGCGAAGCGGCATGAAGACCGAGGGCGGCATATCCGGCAGGCGCGACGGCA from Leishmania panamensis strain MHOM/PA/94/PSC-1 chromosome 32 sequence includes these protein-coding regions:
- a CDS encoding hypothetical protein (TriTrypDB/GeneDB-style sysID: LpmP.32.1950), translating into MLDGCSDDYYRIVTRQSQAAEIIVPIPPFCKPLAASVRPFGEGKAGLLASFFDPEQHAWVVRQLPVHESWPHTPPPCLTVRVVTLVDPINLYELRVSLSSVLDGLSNDELCVLQRRTQLYELLVEEHLSDKSGATLRSAGVEGRLPQLKEAVTLAAPLDVMDGFVLTGGGFLSDFPVLRDCPALPRSMDTVYDDILFGEHFCGPPMPAGSARLPGTDSAAQAKLGTGSFSPGNSNEALEYTAWSVTAAANAGLACIAIGLRRRSPMECSQLQSWRQHMHSTSPFDNIDAEAPLAISARPAWPKTSSSVVTDSEALTVFPGTSASVSGRSPNEGVSGGEYDPYGFASVHPSASGVTTTARPLLETLTLRGEVDVKLSRREGEEWRISLPPPHGSFQFTMGPSRELMTAARRIFYYE